In the genome of Methanofastidiosum sp., one region contains:
- a CDS encoding LUD domain-containing protein, producing MVTEEYLKNKINSPLKNKEKLIALRKAFKTTRDRQNDNKLLFPELDQRKERLKKTRDFSIGNKELLNQAIKNFERNGFKVFYANTKADAIDFILKEIGNEKLIVKSKSNVTKEIGLHEHLEEKGIEVIETDLGDYIIQLSTEKPAHPTGPACHLSRYDIAKIFSEVFGEDLEPDPLILTKIGREKIRNYIEKAKIGITGANAICAEEGAAIIINNEGNINLVQMREKKHIIVTSIDKLYPNIEEAINMLKLCTYYATGASITSYIEIIAGISKTADIEKMLFKGMHGPSEVILVIVDNGRTEAFEKGYKNLFYCIGCGNCLLDCPVYYVVGNEYGYKGYLGGRGTSASYFLEDQNLSLENGLFFCTTCNNCEISCPVEIGNADYSERLRENVSSSGKSFPTHEKIIENIKMSKNPFNEYSPKQLKKGNEVVYFRGCMGLYREKNITDSTMKLLEKANVSYALVDEVCCGSVALRTGNKELAKELAKENLEKIKQTGANAIIFSCAGCLRTFLKDYPNLGDINLKLLHSSQYFLELIKEGRLKLKSGKKLRLTFHDPCHMGRHLKIYDEPRKIIKELPNVELVEMKRAKEYSRCCGAGGGVKSLFGDLSIAMAKERINDAKEVEADIIVSTCPFCKRNLKDASEMEVIDLSELLLEHSI from the coding sequence GTGGTCACTGAAGAGTATCTAAAAAATAAAATAAATTCACCTTTAAAAAATAAGGAAAAACTTATTGCTTTAAGAAAGGCCTTCAAAACAACAAGAGATAGGCAAAATGATAATAAATTATTATTCCCTGAATTAGACCAGAGAAAAGAAAGATTAAAAAAAACTAGAGACTTCTCAATTGGAAATAAAGAGCTTCTTAATCAAGCTATAAAAAATTTTGAGAGAAATGGTTTCAAAGTATTCTATGCCAACACTAAAGCGGATGCTATTGATTTTATACTAAAAGAGATAGGTAATGAAAAACTAATAGTAAAGTCCAAATCAAATGTCACAAAAGAAATAGGTCTTCACGAACATTTAGAAGAAAAAGGTATTGAAGTTATTGAAACAGATCTTGGGGATTACATAATCCAACTTTCTACAGAAAAACCTGCACATCCTACTGGACCTGCATGTCATCTTTCAAGGTACGATATTGCAAAGATATTTTCAGAGGTTTTTGGGGAAGATCTCGAACCTGACCCCCTTATTCTAACAAAAATTGGTAGAGAAAAAATAAGGAATTATATAGAAAAAGCAAAGATAGGTATAACTGGTGCAAATGCCATATGTGCTGAAGAAGGCGCTGCTATAATAATAAACAATGAAGGCAATATTAATCTTGTACAGATGAGAGAGAAAAAGCATATAATCGTAACTTCAATAGATAAACTTTATCCAAATATCGAAGAAGCCATAAACATGCTAAAGCTCTGTACATATTACGCAACAGGCGCCTCTATTACATCTTATATTGAAATTATTGCAGGAATATCAAAGACAGCAGATATTGAGAAAATGCTTTTCAAGGGGATGCACGGTCCAAGCGAAGTCATTTTAGTTATAGTCGATAATGGAAGAACTGAGGCTTTTGAAAAGGGCTACAAAAATCTATTTTATTGTATAGGGTGTGGTAACTGTCTTCTAGACTGCCCAGTATATTATGTCGTGGGAAACGAGTATGGTTACAAAGGCTATCTTGGTGGCAGAGGAACTTCTGCATCTTACTTTTTAGAGGACCAAAACCTCTCTTTAGAAAATGGACTTTTTTTCTGCACTACATGCAATAACTGTGAGATATCATGCCCAGTTGAAATAGGAAATGCAGATTATTCGGAAAGACTAAGGGAAAATGTTTCTTCAAGCGGAAAGAGTTTCCCAACTCATGAAAAAATAATTGAAAATATAAAAATGTCTAAAAATCCGTTTAATGAATATTCTCCAAAACAATTGAAGAAAGGAAACGAAGTTGTGTATTTTAGAGGTTGTATGGGGTTATACCGAGAAAAAAACATCACCGATTCTACAATGAAACTTCTTGAGAAAGCAAATGTTTCATATGCTCTTGTCGATGAAGTTTGCTGTGGTTCAGTTGCACTTAGGACTGGAAATAAAGAACTCGCTAAAGAGCTTGCAAAAGAGAATTTAGAAAAGATCAAACAGACCGGAGCCAATGCCATCATATTTTCCTGTGCTGGTTGTCTTAGAACATTTCTTAAGGATTATCCAAATTTAGGTGATATCAATCTAAAACTTCTTCATTCGTCACAATACTTCCTTGAACTTATCAAAGAAGGAAGATTAAAATTAAAGAGCGGAAAAAAGCTGAGATTGACCTTCCATGACCCTTGTCATATGGGTAGACATCTTAAGATATACGACGAGCCAAGAAAAATAATAAAAGAGTTGCCCAATGTTGAATTAGTAGAAATGAAAAGGGCAAAAGAATATTCAAGATGCTGTGGGGCGGGTGGCGGTGTTAAATCTCTATTTGGAGACTTGTCTATTGCTATGGCTAAAGAGAGAATTAATGATGCCAAGGAAGTTGAAGCAGATATTATAGTTTCTACCTGTCCTTTCTGTAAGAGAAATCTAAAGGATGCTTCAGAAATGGAAGTCATTGACCTTTCGGAACTACTTTTAGAACATTCTATTTAA
- the acs gene encoding acetate--CoA ligase: protein MVSVKGKSLEGLLTEFRRFYPSTEFKKKAHVTNNEIFENAIKNPEEFWTKYASELHWYKKWDKVLDWNPPHSKWFVNGEINVCYNCVDRHIKNGGRNKAAIIWEGEPGDTKTLTYWDLYREVNKFSNVLKKLGVAKGDRVAIYMPMIPEAVIAMLACARIGAIHMVVFGGFSSEALRDRINDCNAKLLITADGGYRRGSLISLKHDSDYAVKDTPSIENVLIIKRGEFPLRIKKGKDFWWHELADEVDSYCEPEPMNSEDSLFILYTSGTTGKPKGVVHSTGGYLTGVYTTSKLIFDMKDQDVFWCTADMGWITGHSYIVYGPLAVGATLFMYEGAPDWPEMDRYWRIIDKYGITIFYTAPTAIRAFMKAGTEFLKPFSLETLRLLGSVGEPINPEAWIWYYTNVGKKKCPIVDTWWQTETGMVMITTLPGYHTMKPGHAGFPFPGVSLDILNEAGTPVEPDEGGYLVLKNPWPSMLKGIYGDEEKYLEEYWGKWDGKYYFTGDGARRDKEGYLMLLGRVDDVLSIAGHRVGTMEVESALVSHPAVAEAAVVGITHEITGQAIVGFIVLRDNVEKDFDLEDAIREHVVKKIGPIARPRKIIFTSELPKTRSGKIMRRLLKDIAEGKVLGDTTTLTEPEVIDTLKKQYENIED, encoded by the coding sequence ATGGTATCTGTAAAGGGGAAGTCCCTTGAAGGATTATTGACTGAATTCAGAAGATTTTATCCTTCAACAGAATTTAAGAAAAAAGCTCATGTAACAAATAATGAGATATTTGAAAATGCCATAAAAAATCCTGAAGAATTTTGGACAAAGTATGCCTCTGAACTTCATTGGTATAAAAAATGGGATAAAGTATTGGACTGGAATCCGCCCCATTCAAAATGGTTCGTGAATGGGGAGATAAATGTATGTTACAACTGCGTAGATAGGCATATCAAAAATGGTGGTAGAAACAAGGCAGCCATAATATGGGAAGGGGAGCCAGGTGACACTAAAACTCTAACTTACTGGGATCTTTATAGAGAAGTAAACAAATTTTCTAATGTTCTAAAAAAACTTGGAGTTGCAAAAGGGGACAGAGTAGCTATTTACATGCCGATGATCCCTGAAGCCGTAATCGCTATGTTAGCGTGTGCTAGAATAGGCGCAATACATATGGTTGTATTCGGTGGTTTTAGTTCTGAGGCTTTGAGAGATAGGATAAATGATTGCAATGCAAAATTATTAATCACTGCAGACGGAGGGTATAGACGAGGCAGTTTAATCTCACTAAAACATGATTCAGATTATGCTGTTAAGGATACCCCGTCCATTGAAAATGTATTAATTATAAAGAGGGGAGAATTTCCTCTTAGAATTAAGAAAGGAAAAGATTTCTGGTGGCACGAACTGGCAGATGAAGTTGATTCTTATTGCGAACCTGAGCCTATGAATTCAGAAGATAGCTTATTTATTTTATATACATCAGGAACAACTGGTAAACCCAAGGGAGTCGTACACTCTACTGGAGGATATTTGACAGGAGTCTATACTACAAGTAAATTAATATTTGACATGAAAGATCAAGATGTATTTTGGTGCACCGCAGATATGGGGTGGATAACAGGCCATAGTTATATTGTCTACGGGCCTCTTGCAGTTGGGGCTACTTTATTTATGTATGAGGGGGCTCCCGATTGGCCGGAGATGGATAGATACTGGAGAATTATAGATAAATATGGAATTACTATATTCTACACTGCACCAACTGCTATTAGAGCTTTCATGAAAGCTGGAACAGAATTCCTGAAACCTTTCTCTTTGGAAACGTTAAGGTTATTGGGAAGTGTTGGAGAGCCAATAAATCCTGAAGCTTGGATTTGGTATTATACTAACGTAGGAAAGAAAAAATGTCCAATTGTAGACACTTGGTGGCAAACTGAAACAGGTATGGTAATGATAACAACTCTTCCGGGATATCATACAATGAAACCTGGGCATGCTGGATTTCCTTTTCCGGGAGTTTCATTAGATATACTAAATGAAGCAGGAACTCCAGTTGAGCCTGACGAAGGAGGTTATCTTGTTCTTAAGAATCCTTGGCCATCTATGTTAAAGGGAATATATGGGGATGAAGAAAAGTATCTAGAAGAATACTGGGGCAAATGGGATGGAAAGTACTACTTTACAGGTGATGGTGCAAGAAGGGATAAAGAAGGATATTTGATGCTCCTTGGGAGGGTAGATGATGTTCTTTCAATAGCCGGACACAGAGTAGGAACTATGGAAGTTGAAAGTGCATTGGTATCGCATCCTGCAGTTGCAGAAGCCGCTGTTGTAGGTATTACTCATGAGATAACTGGACAGGCTATAGTGGGATTCATTGTTTTGCGCGATAATGTAGAAAAAGATTTTGATCTCGAAGATGCAATAAGAGAACATGTTGTGAAAAAGATAGGGCCTATTGCAAGGCCAAGAAAAATAATATTTACAAGCGAACTACCAAAGACAAGAAGCGGTAAAATAATGAGAAGATTGCTTAAAGATATTGCAGAAGGCAAAGTCCTTGGAGACACAACAACTCTTACTGAACCAGAAGTCATTGATACGCTAAAAAAACAGTATGAAAATATTGAAGATTAA
- a CDS encoding KH domain-containing protein, translating to MSEEFVKIPQDRLGVLIGKDGEVKRHIEKRLSVKLVIDSEEGLINIFQKDGAPEPLNLWKARDIVRAIGRGFPYEKASKIFNDINIFEMLYLPDYLGKSSKAWERQRGRIIGKDGSTRKIIEDLTNTDICVYGKTVSIIGDYDGVADAKEALEMILEGKPHSIVYKYLEKRKKDKVRDFGDNLEL from the coding sequence ATGAGTGAAGAATTTGTAAAGATACCTCAAGATAGATTAGGTGTTCTTATTGGAAAAGATGGCGAAGTAAAGAGGCACATTGAGAAGAGACTCTCAGTAAAACTTGTGATTGATAGTGAAGAAGGTCTTATTAATATCTTTCAAAAAGATGGTGCACCAGAGCCCTTAAATTTGTGGAAGGCAAGAGATATCGTCAGGGCAATAGGCAGAGGATTTCCTTATGAAAAAGCTTCAAAGATTTTTAATGACATTAATATATTTGAAATGCTTTACCTGCCAGATTATCTAGGAAAATCTTCTAAAGCATGGGAAAGACAGAGAGGCAGGATCATCGGAAAAGATGGCAGCACAAGAAAAATAATTGAAGATCTAACAAATACGGATATCTGTGTTTACGGAAAGACTGTTTCTATAATAGGAGATTATGACGGTGTCGCAGACGCGAAAGAAGCTTTAGAAATGATATTGGAAGGAAAACCTCACTCAATAGTATATAAATATTTAGAAAAAAGAAAAAAAGATAAAGTAAGAGATTTCGGAGATAATTTAGAACTTTAA
- a CDS encoding serine protein kinase RIO has product MGGIEDHIDVYENKEDIKNLKRERVNRDSDIFKVRDEVFDQSTRLTLFKLMNNGYIESLNGEIATGKEANVFYGKDENGKEIAVKIYRIATSNFNKMYSYLIGDPRFYYTKKDKRSTVFAWAKREFRNLKIASEVINVPKPIITKNNVLIMEFLGKNMNAYPTLKDKKSKDPEKDFNLIVESMSKLYKAGLIHADLSEYNILIGKKIYFIDLAQGTIINNIMAQDFLKRDIENITRYFSNYYKVPEVNETLKRILNE; this is encoded by the coding sequence ATGGGCGGCATTGAAGATCATATAGACGTTTATGAAAATAAAGAGGATATTAAGAATCTAAAGCGCGAAAGAGTTAATAGAGATTCTGATATCTTTAAGGTTAGGGATGAAGTTTTTGATCAATCAACTCGTCTCACACTTTTTAAACTTATGAATAATGGATATATTGAATCCTTAAATGGTGAAATTGCAACAGGTAAAGAAGCAAATGTCTTTTATGGAAAAGATGAGAATGGAAAAGAAATTGCTGTTAAAATATATAGAATTGCAACCTCGAACTTTAATAAAATGTATTCATATCTTATAGGGGATCCAAGATTTTATTATACAAAAAAAGATAAAAGAAGCACGGTCTTTGCTTGGGCGAAAAGAGAATTTAGAAATCTAAAGATTGCAAGCGAAGTTATTAATGTTCCTAAACCAATTATAACAAAAAACAATGTTTTGATAATGGAATTTTTAGGTAAAAATATGAATGCATACCCTACTTTAAAAGATAAAAAATCAAAAGATCCTGAAAAAGACTTTAATCTGATAGTGGAAAGTATGAGTAAATTATACAAGGCTGGATTAATTCATGCTGATTTAAGCGAGTATAACATACTAATAGGCAAAAAGATTTACTTCATTGATTTGGCACAAGGAACAATTATAAACAATATCATGGCTCAGGATTTTCTCAAGAGAGACATTGAGAACATAACTAGATATTTTTCAAATTATTATAAAGTTCCTGAAGTTAATGAAACTTTAAAGAGGATTTTAAATGAGTGA
- the eif1A gene encoding translation initiation factor eIF-1A has translation MKYVARGNEEEQVQRTRTPQKGEVLGVVDQMLGAGRMKVRCTDGKERICSVPGKFKRRLWIKMGMVVLVEPWEIKGDERGNIIYRYSRAQTKWLIDNGYMTL, from the coding sequence CTGAAATACGTAGCACGTGGTAATGAAGAAGAACAAGTCCAGAGAACTAGAACGCCTCAGAAAGGAGAAGTTTTGGGCGTTGTCGATCAAATGCTTGGCGCAGGCAGAATGAAAGTTAGATGCACAGACGGAAAAGAGAGAATTTGCTCTGTTCCAGGAAAATTTAAGAGAAGACTATGGATTAAAATGGGCATGGTAGTCCTAGTAGAACCATGGGAAATAAAGGGTGACGAAAGAGGAAATATCATATACCGATATTCAAGGGCCCAGACTAAATGGCTAATTGATAACGGCTACATGACTCTTTAG
- a CDS encoding tyrosine--tRNA ligase yields the protein MDNRLEIITRNAEEVVTEEELLGLLSSKKEPVCYCGYETSGDVHLGHLVTLSKLKDMEKAGFKVKVLFADWHTWLNRKGNWEWIHEQTSTWEETFKAFGLKSSEYVLGSSFERSLEYIDDVFNLSLDTTINRALRSMQVIARDIEHARVSQVLYPFLQIVDIKYLGVDVAIGGIEQRKIHMLGRELSSKIEYKPFVCIHTPLISSLTGPGDKMSSSKPESMISVRDEELAIKEKINKAYCPLGVKEENPLLQITRLILFPKITGAFEIKRSEKYGGNVEFDSYDSLERAYLSKEVHPMDLKKSVIDYLVEIISEIRAI from the coding sequence ATGGATAATAGATTAGAGATTATAACTAGAAATGCTGAAGAAGTTGTAACAGAGGAAGAGCTGCTTGGTTTATTGTCTAGTAAAAAAGAACCGGTATGCTACTGCGGTTACGAAACTTCAGGCGATGTTCATCTTGGCCATCTTGTGACATTGTCAAAATTAAAAGATATGGAGAAAGCTGGCTTTAAAGTAAAAGTATTATTTGCAGATTGGCACACGTGGCTCAATAGAAAAGGAAATTGGGAATGGATACACGAGCAGACATCAACATGGGAAGAAACCTTTAAGGCATTTGGATTAAAGTCATCCGAATACGTATTAGGCTCATCATTTGAGAGATCCTTAGAGTATATTGATGATGTATTCAATCTTTCTTTGGACACAACTATAAACAGAGCATTAAGAAGTATGCAGGTGATTGCTAGGGATATTGAACACGCAAGAGTGTCTCAAGTTTTATATCCGTTTTTACAGATTGTAGATATAAAATATTTGGGGGTTGATGTGGCAATTGGAGGAATTGAGCAGAGAAAGATCCATATGTTGGGCAGAGAACTTTCTTCAAAAATAGAGTATAAGCCTTTTGTATGTATTCATACTCCACTTATCTCTTCCCTGACAGGTCCCGGAGACAAAATGAGTTCTTCAAAACCTGAGAGTATGATATCTGTTAGAGATGAAGAGTTGGCAATTAAGGAAAAAATTAATAAGGCTTATTGTCCTTTAGGAGTAAAGGAGGAGAATCCTCTACTTCAAATAACCCGTCTCATACTTTTTCCAAAGATTACTGGTGCTTTTGAAATAAAAAGGTCGGAAAAATACGGGGGTAATGTAGAGTTTGATTCCTACGACTCACTTGAAAGGGCTTACCTATCCAAGGAAGTTCATCCAATGGATTTGAAGAAGTCTGTTATTGATTATCTTGTTGAGATTATAAGTGAGATAAGAGCTATATAG
- a CDS encoding glycosyltransferase family 2 protein, giving the protein MERVSVVIPSFNVEKSIYEVVKRIPKDIFEKIVVDDGSKDKTGETAEKAGAKVVTHEVNYGKGRAMRTGASLAKGEIIVFLDADLQHMPEDIDKLVEPIQKGRADITIGSRFLGDTKSMPIVRKLSNTISTALIRIFFGLNIKDTQSGYRAIKRDLLNKMHLESDRYNIETEILSYVGKFHMKVEEVPIETIYGDEKSHFTALDIPKFIYLLFYLKFYKMRKK; this is encoded by the coding sequence ATGGAACGGGTTTCAGTAGTAATTCCTTCATTTAACGTTGAGAAAAGTATCTATGAAGTTGTCAAGAGGATACCCAAGGATATCTTTGAAAAAATAGTGGTAGACGATGGGAGCAAAGATAAGACTGGAGAAACAGCTGAAAAAGCTGGCGCAAAAGTTGTAACTCATGAAGTTAACTACGGAAAGGGAAGGGCAATGAGAACTGGGGCCAGTTTAGCAAAAGGAGAAATAATTGTGTTTCTTGATGCAGATCTTCAACATATGCCAGAGGATATCGATAAACTTGTTGAGCCTATCCAAAAAGGTAGAGCTGACATTACTATCGGCTCAAGATTTTTAGGAGATACTAAGAGTATGCCGATAGTTAGAAAATTGTCGAATACAATTTCTACCGCTTTGATAAGAATATTCTTTGGCCTTAACATTAAAGATACACAATCAGGATATAGGGCTATTAAGAGAGATTTATTAAATAAAATGCATTTAGAGTCAGACAGATATAACATTGAAACAGAAATATTGTCTTATGTGGGAAAGTTTCACATGAAAGTTGAAGAAGTTCCAATTGAGACTATATATGGGGATGAGAAATCACATTTTACAGCTTTGGATATTCCTAAATTCATATATCTGTTATTTTATCTTAAATTTTACAAAATGAGAAAGAAATAA
- a CDS encoding MFS transporter yields the protein MASKKKILYFTSFSHTITHAMTLTLAPLLPLIRADLSLTNAETASFAFISFLMYGAMALPIGFISDRIGSVKVIRIGLILFIISIAGIFLSRGPLNLWISVLLLGIGAGTYHPAGLSLVSRIYPKDMGKAMGFNGLLGNLGEASSPIIAAAVGVYVGWRYPYLLWSVPIFILLLVSLTIKDSKIKDHIDEEEDHNFSYRGETKKLVSKEFLLYILILLFRGLFYTGTVLLLTTFAKDVLSLKVLIGGLITTILIVSGMPGQIIGGKISDRFGYKKPLFVLTFICSISIAFIANTSNSIIFLLFSILMGFSYFAAQPAQKMLTASMGSTKIRGLLYGFSSLCIFGFGSFAVSVGGYIADILTWRDAFYLLSLFALIDVFLIYIKREKKEIIKQI from the coding sequence ATGGCTTCTAAGAAAAAAATACTGTATTTTACTTCTTTTTCTCATACAATAACTCATGCAATGACTTTGACCCTTGCACCACTCTTGCCATTGATTAGGGCAGATCTAAGTCTAACAAATGCAGAAACTGCATCTTTTGCATTTATTTCATTCCTTATGTATGGTGCTATGGCCTTACCCATAGGATTTATATCAGACAGAATAGGATCAGTAAAAGTAATTAGAATTGGATTGATATTATTTATTATCTCAATTGCAGGAATTTTTTTATCTCGTGGCCCCCTAAATTTATGGATATCAGTTTTATTGTTAGGTATAGGTGCAGGAACTTATCATCCTGCCGGACTTTCACTTGTATCTAGAATTTATCCAAAAGATATGGGAAAGGCCATGGGATTCAATGGTTTGCTTGGAAACCTGGGTGAGGCGTCTTCCCCAATAATAGCTGCCGCAGTTGGGGTATACGTAGGGTGGCGATACCCCTATTTATTGTGGAGTGTTCCTATATTTATTTTACTATTAGTGAGCCTTACAATTAAAGATTCAAAGATTAAAGACCACATAGATGAGGAAGAAGATCATAATTTTAGCTATAGAGGCGAAACAAAAAAGTTAGTTTCCAAAGAATTCTTGTTATATATACTAATTCTTCTTTTTAGAGGATTATTCTATACTGGAACAGTCCTATTACTTACTACTTTTGCTAAGGATGTCTTATCCTTAAAAGTTTTAATAGGAGGTTTGATAACGACTATTCTAATAGTGTCCGGTATGCCGGGGCAGATTATAGGAGGAAAGATATCCGACAGATTTGGTTACAAAAAACCCCTCTTTGTTTTAACTTTTATTTGTTCTATTTCTATTGCATTTATTGCTAATACTTCAAATTCTATAATATTTTTATTATTTTCAATATTAATGGGATTCTCTTATTTCGCTGCCCAGCCAGCCCAAAAAATGCTTACTGCATCAATGGGCAGTACAAAAATAAGAGGTCTGCTTTATGGATTTAGTTCTCTTTGTATATTTGGATTTGGATCATTTGCAGTTTCGGTTGGCGGGTATATTGCAGATATTTTAACTTGGAGAGATGCATTCTATTTACTTTCCTTATTTGCCTTGATAGATGTTTTTTTAATTTATATTAAAAGAGAAAAAAAAGAAATTATTAAACAAATTTGA